The following are encoded in a window of Impatiens glandulifera chromosome 5, dImpGla2.1, whole genome shotgun sequence genomic DNA:
- the LOC124938949 gene encoding F-box protein CPR1-like, producing the protein MSILPDDIRYEILSRLPVKSLLRLRVTSRFWLTLIGSPNFIKSHLKQSVKTKNNLNLILGCVSPSLFNFSRICRLDLDSVEGDGILQPVEINDNPLRHHLYKNIIWGTCDGLLCLSNTKQDILLWNQSTRIIVGTVNHSNIHQNDGSICVIDYISIVVLWNPSTKKSIELPFASIEIQNERDLDPQYRTYGFGYDNTNDDYKVVRVVVVLDVVINYEVKVYSLRSNSWHTADIFPNQYPDLSGIGNSVAGGAMHWISIDADLKRSILAFDLGLETYRVIQQPEYRNPEFYSCLDSFEGCLSLTCHYFSGNVDVWLLKQYGGENEYWSRLITLSEQNISDTSSYFLRCIVYSKNGKKVLLYMGRDLVWYNLETRSLGDIRFHSEEDALEACLESLVSVGVAEAG; encoded by the coding sequence ATGTCGATTTTGCCGGATGATATTCGATACGAAATTCTTTCTCGATTGCCTGTCAAAAGTCTGCTCCGTTTAAGGGTTACATCTCGATTCTGGCTTACCCTAATCGGTAGCCCCAATTTCATCAAATCGCATCTGAAACAATCAGTTAAAACCAAGAACAACCTTAATCTCATCCTGGGTTGCGTCAGTCCCAGTCTCTTTAATTTTTCCAGAATCTGTCGCTTGGATTTAGATTCGGTCGAGGGTGATGGCATTCTTCAACCGGTAGAGATCAATGACAATCCCTTGAGGCATCATCTTTATAAGAACATAATTTGGGGAACCTGCGATGGATTGCTCTGTTTATCAAATACCAAGCAAGATATCCTTTTATGGAACCAATCAACCAGGATAATTGTAGGAACCGTAAATCATTCTAACATTCACCAAAATGATGGATCGATCTGCGTTATAGATTATATATCCATTGTAGTTTTATGGAATCCTTCAACGAAAAAGTCTATTGAATTGCCTTTCGCATCGATAGAGATACAAAATGAGCGTGACCTTGATCCCCAATATAGAACATATGGATTCGGTTACGATAACACCAATGACGACTACAAAGTGGTGAGAGTTGTGGTTGTTCTGGATGTTGTCATAAATTACGAGGTTAAGGTTTATAGTTTAAGATCAAATTCGTGGCATACGGCAGATATATTTCCTAACCAATATCCGGATTTGAGTGGAATTGGAAATTCCGTAGCTGGTGGAGCGATGCACTGGATCTCGATAGACGCGGATTTGAAAAGATCCATTCTTGCATTTGATCTCGGGTTGGAGACCTATAGAGTAATTCAACAGCCTGAATACCGTAATCCTGAATTCTATTCGTGCTTGGATAGTTTTGAAGGATGTTTATCGTTAACTTGTCACTATTTTTCGGGGAATGTGGATGTATGGTTGCTGAAACAATACGGTGGGGAGAATGAATATTGGTCGAGATTGATTACGTTGTCGGAGCAAAATATTTCGGATACATCTAGCTATTTTTTGAGATGTATTGTTTATTCGAAAAATGGTAAGAAAGTACTTTTGTATATGGGTAGAGATCTTGTTTGGTATAACTTAGAAACGAGATCACTTGGAGATATTAGGTTTCATTCTGAGGAAGATGCACTTGAAGCTTGTTTGGAAAGTCTAGTATCTGTTGGTGTTGCAGAAGCTGGATAG